Within Hyalangium ruber, the genomic segment GGAGGCGGACAGCAGCTGGACGAGCAGCGGCGGCGAGCCGGTGGAGCGCAGGGCCGAGCGCAGCGCGGGGGAGACGGCGGGGCCGACCACCACGCGCTCCACGGGCCGGTCGGCGGTGAGCAGGCGGACGGCCTCCTCGTCCGAGCCGGCGTGGACGCCGTCCATGCCGAAGGAGTCCAGGTTGCGGATGAGCTCGGCGGCGAAGTGGGCATCCGACAGGCGTATCAGCACGCGGGGCCGGTGGGGCACGACGGACAGGGTGCTCGGGGGCTGGGAGAAGGCATCCAGCAGCGCCTGGAGCAGCACGAGGACGCGCGGGGAGAAGGGGGGCGAGTCGCCCTCGGCGAGCTTCTCCAGCTCGGAGGCGACGCGTACCACCTCGGTGAAGCCGAGGGTGCCGGCGGTGCCGCGCAGGCTGTGGACGCTCTGGGCGAACAGGGTGGCGGCGCCGGGGGTATGAGCCTTCCAGGCGTCGGCGTTGCGGCGTAGCTGGGCAAGCCGCTCGGGGGCACTGGAGCGGAAGCCATCGCGCACCGTCGCGAGGGCCTGGGCCATCTCTTCTGCGACACCACGCTCGGACATGGAAGACCGTAGGCTCGGGGTGAGGACGCCAGGGCGATCGCCCCGGCGTGACCCGCAGATTTAGCACGTCACGAGAAGAGTTGCCGGGACCTAAGAGGTGGGCGGAGGCGGGGTGCCCGGTTGCTCGCTATCACCGGGGAAGAAGGGCTCTCCTGGAAGGGCCGGAGGCGGGAGCGGGTAACTCCGCTTGATCGGGGAGCAGCCGGAGCGTCAGGCTTTGACGCATGAGTCCAAAGCCCTGCCCGGACGATGCGTATGCCTCCTGAACTGAAGGAGGTGCTCACCTGGGACGAGAACCGGCTGCGCGCGAGCGGCGAAGGCCTGGCGGTGCTGGTGGGCGCCGTGATGGAGGGGCCGGGGTCTGAGCGGACCTCGGCGCTGGAGGTGCTGGGCCGGGTGCTCGCGTGGAACCCACGCCGTGCCGCACAGCGAGAGCTGCCGAGAGGGCTGGAGACGCTGCTCGACAGCCCCGAGGTGGAGGTGCGGTGGGTGGGCGCGCGGCTGGTCGATGCGAGCCGCATGCCCGAGGCCATTCCGAAGCTGAGGCGCGGACTGGGGGATGCGGACGCGAGACTGCGCGAGGCCTGTGTGGGCGCGCTGAGAGAGGCGGAGCTGGGGCCCGAGGCGCTCGGTGAGCACCTGGACTCGGAGCGGGCCGAGGAGCGCGAGGCAGCGCTGGAGCTGGTGACCCCTCAGGTGCGCGAGGCGCTGCGACCGAGGCTGCTGCGGCTGCTTCGGGACTCGGTGGCGGCGGTGCGCTACCTCGCGGCGGAGCGGCTCGGAGTGGAAGCGGAGGCGCCAGAGGCGTGGGCGGTGACGCTGGAGGCGGCGCGGGAGGGCCGGGATCAGGATCTGCGGATCAGCGCGCTCGAGCGCCTGGCGCGGTTCGGGCCGCGAGCGGAAGCGGTGCCCGTGCTGCTGGAGCTGTTGAGGGCGGACCCGGACGACCTGGTGCGAGAGGTCGTCGCGGGGGTGCTCGAGGCGCTGGCGCCCCTGCATCCCGAGGTGGCGGAGGCACTGGTCCATGCGTTGAGGGACAAGGACCTCAGCGTGGCGGAGCGGGCGGCGATGTCCCTGTCCAGGCGGGGCGCGGCCACGGAGGCGGTGGTGCCGCGGTTGCTGGCGGCGTTGGAAGACCCCGCGGTGGATGAGTTCGTGCGCGGAGCGGTGGCGCTCGCGTTGGCGCGGCAGGGAGCGCGGGCCGTGGTGCCAGTGCTGGTGCGCCTGCTGAAGCAGCCCGATGACCACTTTCGAGCGCGCGGGGACGAGGTGACGGGATGGGGGACGGAGCCGCCGTTGAAGCTCCAGGCGGTGGAGGCGCTCGGGGTGCTGGGACCGCTGGCGGAGGAAGCGGTGCCGGTGCTGCTCGCGAGCCTCCGGACGGGCGCGGTCGAGCGCCAGCCCGCGGATGCCGAGGCCCTGGAGCGCATCGGCACGGCGAGGGAGGAGCTGGAGGCGCTCCTCTGTGAAGTCCTCCCTGGCGCCGAGGGCTGGAGCAAGGCGCGGATGCTGGCGGTGTTGTCGCGGGTGAAGCCCGAGCGGGACGCCTCGCTGCGGCTGCTGGTGAATGCGCTGGAGCACGAAGATGCGCGAGTCCGCACGCAGGCGCGGACGCACCTGTGGCGCGTGATGGGAGATCGACCCGAGAGCCTGGAGCGCCTGGAAGCCTTCACGCGCGGGGAGGACGCCACGCTCCGACACGCGGCCACCGAGGCGCTACGGATGTTGGGCCGGCCCACGGAGGGAGGCCTGGCATGGCTGGGGGGGCAGCTCTCCTCGGCGAACGAGGAGGAGCAGGAGCACGCCATCACGGAGTTGAGGACGCTGGGGCGCCGGGCAGAGTCGCTGGTGGACAAGCTCACGGGGCGGCGGCAACGGCTCGGCCCCCGGTCGCGCGCGGCGGTGCTCACAGTGCTGGGCCCGTTGAGCGGAGGGCGGCTCGACGAGGCACGGCGGGCGGAGCTGGCGTCGGGATTGGAGGACGAGGATGCGCGGGTGCGGGAGGCGGCACTCTGGGCGCTGGCGGACTTCACCGACGTGGACGCGCAGACATGGCAACGCGCGGAGGCGCGGCGGGAAGACCCGGAGCCGCAAGTGCGAGAGGCGGCGGAGGCGGTGCTCGGCAAGCACCGGGGCGCACGAACCGAAGAAGTCCCGAGCGCGGAAGCGCCCACGGCGCAGGCAGCCCAATCCCTCCAGCGGTTCACCTTCGCGCTCTACGCCGTGCTGAGAGAAGGCGAGGGCAACCGTGTCTTCTCGCCCCTGTCTCTCTTCACGCTGTTGGCCATGGTGATGCGCGGAGCGCGAGGCGGCACGGAGGAGGCGCTGCGAAGGGCGCTGCGCTGGCCCACGGAGCCGGAGAGGATCTCCCAGGCCCTGCAGTTCCTGAGCGCGAAACTACACCTCCCTACAGCCCAAGATGCGGTCCCGCATATAAAGGAGGGGGACGAGGGGGCGGCGCTGGTGTCGGCGAACGGCTTCTGGGGGCAGGAGGGCTACGCGTTTCGAGCGGAGTACCTGTCGGAGCTGGCGGAGCAGTTCGGAGTGACGACGCAGCGGGTGGACTTCGCGGGAGCACCGACGCAGGCGAGTGAGCGCATCAACACCTGGGCGCGGGAGCAGACGCGGGGCCGCGTTACGAACCTCTTCTCACCAGAAGAGCTGTCGGAGGCGACGCGGTACGTGATGGCGAACGCGGTGTACTTCCGTTCGCGCTGGGCGCAGCCCTTCTACGAGGGCACGCGGGAGGCGCCATTCCACCTGCTGGATGGGAGGGAGGTGGACGTGCCGATGATGAGCCGGGAGGGCCGCTTCGGCTACGCGAGAGGGTCGAGGTACCAGCTCATCGAGCTGCCCTACCGAGGCGGACAGACATCGATGGTGGTGCTGCTGCCGGACGCGGGCTTCTTCGAGCGCATCGAGCGGCTGCTGACGGCGGAGGGAGTCGAGGGGCTCCTGGCGAAGCGAACGCAGGAGGACTTCACGCTGAAGCTGCCGCGCTTCCACTTCGAGCAGAGCGTGAACGTGACGGAGCTGGCGGAGCGGCTGGGGCTCTCGGCGCTGTTCGGGGCCGAGGCGGACCTGTCGGGGATGACGCCGATGCGAGAGCCCTTCGCGGGCCAGCTCCGGCACGACGCGACCCTCACGGTGGACGAGGAGGGGACGGAGGCGGCGGCGGTGATGCGGGTGTACCACATGGGCGGAGTGCCGCAGGTGGTGGTGGCCAACCGTCCATTCCTGTACCTGATCCGGCACGAGGCCACGGGGGCGGTGTTGTTCCTGGGGCGGGTGATGGATCCGAGAGGCTCACAGCCACAGGGGAACGCGAGAGGGTGAAGGTGTAGCCTCGGGCGGGCGATGACGGTGACGAAGCTGGAGATAGCGGGGTACCGCTCGGTGCGGAGGTTGGTGTTGCCGGTGCATCCGGTGACGGTGGTGGTGGGGCCGAACGGGAGCGGGAAGACGAACCTGTACCGAGCGCTGTACCTGTTGCAGGCGGCGGCGGAGGGGCGGCTGGCGAGGACGCTGGCGGAGGAGGGGGGCACGCCGAGCGTGGTGTGGGCGGGGCCGAGGGAGCACAAGAAGCCGGTGCGGCTGACGGTGGGAGTGACGTTGGATGACGAGCTGGCCTACGAGCTGAGCTGCGGCATTGCGCCGAGTGACCCATCGGAGCCAGCGACCCTGTTCGTGTTGGATCCGGAGGTGAAGGAGGAGCACCTCTGGGTGCTGGTGGGAGGACGGCGTGGGGTGTTGATGGAGCGCAAGGACCGCACGGCCTTCCTGCGAGACTCGGAAGGAAAGCGGGTGACGTTCCCGACGCAGCTGTGGAGCGCGGAGTCGGTGTTGGATCAGCTCGCCGAGCCGCACCGTTTCCCCCGGCTGTCGGAGGTACAGCGGACGTTGAAGTCGTGGCGCTTCTACCACCAGTTCCGAACGGACCTGGAGTCACCGGCGCGGCAGACGCAGGTAGGAGTGCGCACGGTGGCGCTGTCGAACGACGGAAGAGACCTGGCGGCGGCGCTGGGAACCATTCACGAGATTGGCGACCGAAGGGGACTGGCGAAGGCACTGGACGATGCGTTTCCGGGCTCGGAACTGGAGGTGCAGGCGCCACAGGGACGTTTCAGCCTGCTCTTACACATGCCGGGCTTGAGCCGGCCGATGGCGGCGAGCGAGCTGTCGGACGGGACGTTGCGGTACCTGTGCCTGCTGGCAGCGCTGCTGAGCCCGAGGCCGCCGCCATTCCTGGCCTTGAACGAGCCGGAGACGAGCCTGCACCCGGACCTGCTGGGACCCCTGTCGCGCCTCATCGTGGAGGCAGCCAAGAACAGTCAGATCTGGGTGACGACGCACGCGGAGGCGCTGGCGGAAGCCATCTCCCGACGCACGGGCTACGAGCCGGTGCGGCTGGTGAAGCAAGGCGGGGCCACGGACGTGGAAGGCACGTCCAACCCAGAGGACTGAGCGCTCACCCGCCAGAGCCAGGAGCGAAGCGCGCCTCCAGTGCCGCCACCTTGGACAACCGGCGCACATGGCGCTCCTCGCCCGTGAAGTGCGCGGAGAGGAATGCCCGTACCAGCTCCTCGGCGAGAGCGGGGCCAACGACGCGAGCACCGAGCACCAGCACGTTCATGTCGTCATGTTCGACGCCCTGGTGAGCGGAGTAGGTGTCGTGACACAGGCCGCCGCGAACACCCGGGAGCTTGTTGACGGCCACGGAAGCACCGACGCCACTGCCACAGATGAGCAGGGCGCGGTCGGCCTCTCCCCGCCGCAAAGCCTCGCCAACCGCCTGGGCGAAGTCCGGGTAGTCGACGGGCTGGGGGCCATGGGTGCCCTTGTCGACCACCGAGTGTCCCAAGGCC encodes:
- the rpiB gene encoding ribose 5-phosphate isomerase B, which encodes MRVALGADHAGFELKEQLRGVVEALGHSVVDKGTHGPQPVDYPDFAQAVGEALRRGEADRALLICGSGVGASVAVNKLPGVRGGLCHDTYSAHQGVEHDDMNVLVLGARVVGPALAEELVRAFLSAHFTGEERHVRRLSKVAALEARFAPGSGG
- a CDS encoding AAA family ATPase; translation: MTVTKLEIAGYRSVRRLVLPVHPVTVVVGPNGSGKTNLYRALYLLQAAAEGRLARTLAEEGGTPSVVWAGPREHKKPVRLTVGVTLDDELAYELSCGIAPSDPSEPATLFVLDPEVKEEHLWVLVGGRRGVLMERKDRTAFLRDSEGKRVTFPTQLWSAESVLDQLAEPHRFPRLSEVQRTLKSWRFYHQFRTDLESPARQTQVGVRTVALSNDGRDLAAALGTIHEIGDRRGLAKALDDAFPGSELEVQAPQGRFSLLLHMPGLSRPMAASELSDGTLRYLCLLAALLSPRPPPFLALNEPETSLHPDLLGPLSRLIVEAAKNSQIWVTTHAEALAEAISRRTGYEPVRLVKQGGATDVEGTSNPED
- a CDS encoding serpin family protein, whose protein sequence is MPPELKEVLTWDENRLRASGEGLAVLVGAVMEGPGSERTSALEVLGRVLAWNPRRAAQRELPRGLETLLDSPEVEVRWVGARLVDASRMPEAIPKLRRGLGDADARLREACVGALREAELGPEALGEHLDSERAEEREAALELVTPQVREALRPRLLRLLRDSVAAVRYLAAERLGVEAEAPEAWAVTLEAAREGRDQDLRISALERLARFGPRAEAVPVLLELLRADPDDLVREVVAGVLEALAPLHPEVAEALVHALRDKDLSVAERAAMSLSRRGAATEAVVPRLLAALEDPAVDEFVRGAVALALARQGARAVVPVLVRLLKQPDDHFRARGDEVTGWGTEPPLKLQAVEALGVLGPLAEEAVPVLLASLRTGAVERQPADAEALERIGTAREELEALLCEVLPGAEGWSKARMLAVLSRVKPERDASLRLLVNALEHEDARVRTQARTHLWRVMGDRPESLERLEAFTRGEDATLRHAATEALRMLGRPTEGGLAWLGGQLSSANEEEQEHAITELRTLGRRAESLVDKLTGRRQRLGPRSRAAVLTVLGPLSGGRLDEARRAELASGLEDEDARVREAALWALADFTDVDAQTWQRAEARREDPEPQVREAAEAVLGKHRGARTEEVPSAEAPTAQAAQSLQRFTFALYAVLREGEGNRVFSPLSLFTLLAMVMRGARGGTEEALRRALRWPTEPERISQALQFLSAKLHLPTAQDAVPHIKEGDEGAALVSANGFWGQEGYAFRAEYLSELAEQFGVTTQRVDFAGAPTQASERINTWAREQTRGRVTNLFSPEELSEATRYVMANAVYFRSRWAQPFYEGTREAPFHLLDGREVDVPMMSREGRFGYARGSRYQLIELPYRGGQTSMVVLLPDAGFFERIERLLTAEGVEGLLAKRTQEDFTLKLPRFHFEQSVNVTELAERLGLSALFGAEADLSGMTPMREPFAGQLRHDATLTVDEEGTEAAAVMRVYHMGGVPQVVVANRPFLYLIRHEATGAVLFLGRVMDPRGSQPQGNARG